The sequence ACTGTTATTCCGATTACTTCAAGTGTTACGAAGGTTTATCCTTTTGAGGTTTTTTTATCCAAAGGAACTGCAAACTTGTCCAAAGACTCGAAGGTAAAGTGCAATCAAATAAGAACTGTAGATAAGAAAAGGCTTATTAAGCAAATGGGCAGTCTTTCTCAACAAAAGATCGAAGAAATAGAAAAGGCATTGCTTATCCACCTTGGAATATTATCGTATATTTGAGAAATATCTGATCACTAAGAATATTCCATAGTGAATTTTATAAGAACAGATTAAATAAGTATAAGAGTTATAAAGGTTTGTTGACTGCTTAAGTCAATAGTCAAGGCCTGACACCTTTTATTCGTTACCCATTATTCTGGCAAGTTCCTTTATCTTAAACTCATTGCACTCCCTGTCTAACTAACCAAATATTCTATTTCCAATCTTCCTATCCAAAATGTAATTGTTTAAAGTCAAATTGCATGCCTGGCCCCGATTTTTCCTAAAGAGG is a genomic window of Thermodesulfobacteriota bacterium containing:
- a CDS encoding type II toxin-antitoxin system PemK/MazF family toxin — its product is MDGISRGNVWLVSLEPIIGREIGKTRPALVISNDINNEYAETVTVIPITSSVTKVYPFEVFLSKGTANLSKDSKVKCNQIRTVDKKRLIKQMGSLSQQKIEEIEKALLIHLGILSYI